In Desulfobacterales bacterium, the DNA window CCAAAAGCTTTACATCGGAGCCGACCAGTTCCTTGGCATCGTCGCTCAACTCATATCGTTCCCGGCTGCCGTCCTCGTTTTCAAAATCATAAAACGCCGTACCTCTCGCAAACGCGCCGAAATGTTTGCTCTTCAGCTCAAGGTCGGAAATAATCTTGAACATGTTATTGAAAATGCCCTTGTCATAGTTCAGATTGCCGTCATCCCAATTCGGGTTGACATTGGTGCCGCCGGCCGAAATATCGATGATGGATTCATCCTGATCCTGAACACGATACTGCAAGCTATAAGACAAGGTGGTGTCAAAGCTGGCGGTAAAATCATCACTCTGATACAACTGCAGCGCACTGACCTGCGCGGGCTGGAAACAACAGCAAAGCATACCAGCGACAACAACAATCAAGCGCAACCGTTTTTTACAACTTTCCCCAAAGATAATAAAATTCATACTGTTTTCCTTTTCTTTGTCTCTGTACCTTCGTTAACGTCAATCATCATGGATTATGAGCAAGCGAAATGAAGAACATTCTGCTATTCCGTTAAATAGGCCGGTACTTTCATCGGCATAAATTGGGCTACGGATACAGCAGCTTAAAGTTCATCATACAAAGGGAACAGGAAGAAGGCAATCGGCGGCGGGGGGCCGGATTTTTCCTTCTCGTAACGTGATAATCGAAACATCTGCCCCTCATAATGCTTCAAGGTGAGGACATTGCTAAAAAAAAGATGTGTGTTGGTTTTCAGCTACGCTTTGAGTTGACATACGGGCATCATTGATTGTTATTATTATGTGTCTTAAGAAAGAGTATCAAATTATTGATCCATGGGCATTAACAGAACCAGATTCATAAAATAACCAGCAAAAAATATGCCACTAATATCTTGCGCGCTACACCCACGCCTGCCAAGGAATTCATTCTGAAAGCCCGCTCCGTAAGCCATCCGTCCCTCCAATGGGCCGTTGGCTTTCCCATTCCCATCCAAATTATTGGAGGCTATCTATCAAAAGTGAAGCGTTTGGCGATGAACCGCAGCACCGCTGTCGGCCCCAGTTTGTCCGTTCCGGCCATGGGCGATACGCCACCTTCATCGCAGGCCTCGCCGCCGAAAGTGAAAAACCGAAAAAAGATCATCCTTCAAATCGATAGCAAATGGTATGCCATAATCGTTCAAGCGCTAATAACGAGTTGTTTCTTCATGTGATTTTGTTTAATTTACCTGGTGTGGCGACCTTTATAAGAACAAGAGATGTCAGCCCACCATCACGATACCGTTTAAATGCTAGTGCACTATAGCTTCTTGGTTTTGTCTGTATTAACCCAACCCGGCAAAGCCGAATGCTGGGCGGTTGGACTGCTGGATAGCTTGGCAGCCGACAACCTTCGTCAATAATGCACGCTCTTTCGTGCATGTTTCTGATAGGGGACCTGAAGTTAAGCCGATAGCGGGTGGACAATTCGTCAGCACCATTAAATACGGTAATATTGTTTTTGGGTGGCTTCTTGGGCGCGGTAAGTGTTTGGTGATATAAATTATTGACATCCATTGGTCAAGTTTTTTGATGAATCTATCGGGACATTTTG includes these proteins:
- a CDS encoding DUF1302 family protein, whose amino-acid sequence is MNFIIFGESCKKRLRLIVVVAGMLCCCFQPAQVSALQLYQSDDFTASFDTTLSYSLQYRVQDQDESIIDISAGGTNVNPNWDDGNLNYDKGIFNNMFKIISDLELKSKHFGAFARGTAFYDFENEDGSRERYELSDDAKELVGSDVKLL